A window of Streptomyces sp. NBC_01241 genomic DNA:
CCTATGCCGGCTCGCTCGGCTACGGCCGTGGCGACCATGCGGCCCGGCTGCTGGACGAGGCCGACCTCACGGTCTTCCTCGGCGCACCGCGCGGTGACGTGCTCAGCGACGGATACGCCCGCGGCCTCGACTCGGAGACGGTGCTCGTCCTCCCCGGCGACGCACAGGGCCACTGCGGCCGCATCGACCAGTTCGTCTCGGCCCACGCGCCCGACTTCGTCCTCGACCTCGTCACCACGCCGGCGGCGCCGGACGCCGACGCCGCGTGGTTCGGGGCGGCCGTGGACACCCAGGCCCGCTTCGCCACTCCCCCCTCCGAGCCGACCGAGGAAGACACCCACGACACCTACGTCGACCTCACCGCGGTCATGGGCGTGCTGCGGGAGGAGCTCACCCACGACGCCGTCATCACCTATGGCGCCGGAAACCACGCCCTCTGGCCGGCCCGCTACCTCCCGCACCGCGCCCCGGCCTCCCTCGTCGCCCCCCGCAACGGCGCCATGGGCATGGGCATACCGGCCGCCGTCGCGGCCTCGCTGGCCTTCCCCGGACGCGAGGTCGTGTCGGTCGCGGGTGACGGCTGCTTCCTGATGAACGGTCAGGAACTGGCCACCGCGGTGGGACACGGCGCCGCCTTCGTCGCCCTGGTGGTCGACAACGGCTGCTACGCGACGATCCGCGAGCACCAGGAGGGCGCCTACCCGGGCCGCCCGTCCGGCACCCAGCTGACCAACCCGGACTTCGCGGCATGGGCCCGCTCGTACGGTGCGTACGGCGAGACCGTGACCTCGCACCGCGACTTCCGCGAGGCATTCCGGCGGGCCCGCGCGAGCGGCCTCCCGGCCGTGCTGCACCTGATCCAGGACCCGGCGGTCCGCGCTCCGGCGACCGCCGCCTGAGCCCCGAAGCCGCCCGCCCGATGAGCCGCGAGGCCACCCGCCCGATGCCCCCCGCCCCGCCCCACGATCGCCGGCGCCCCACCCGCCTCCGCCGAGGTGACCTCCCTCCCTCCGTGGACGCGTTCCCGCACCCCACCCCGCAAACCGACAGGACGTGATCATGAGCAACCCCGCCACCTCTTCCACGGCTCCGACCGCACACGACGTCACCCTGCTGGAGGACTTCGCGACTCTCTCGGCGTTCGGTGCCACACCCGGCGGTGGGGTCGACCGACAGGCTGCCACCCCCGCCGACGCAGAACAGCGTGCCTGGCTCCACCGGTGGCTCACCGCCCGCGGCGCCGAAGTGCGCTACGACGGTGTCGGCAACCAGTTCGGTCTCTTCACCGTCACACCCGGAGCCCCGTACGTCCTCACCGGCTCACACCTGGACAGCCAGCCGCTCGGTGGTCGCTACGACGGTGCGTACGGCGTCCTGGCCTCGGCCCACGCCGCGCACCGGGCCGTGGAACGGTACGGCGTCTCGGACGCCGCACCGAAGTACAACGTGGCCGTGGTCAACTGGTTCAACGAGGAAGGATCCCGGTTCAAGCCGAGCATGATGGGGAGCTCGGTGTTCACGGGGAAGCTGCCGGTCCGGACCGCCCTCACGACGACCGATCCTGCGGGCATCACGGTCGAAGCCGCTCTCCGCGAGATCGGAACGATCGGCGACTACGCCGGGCCGGACGTGGCAGCGTACGCCGAGATCCACATCGAGCAGGGCCGCGACCTGGAGAACAAGGGGATCACGATCGGCCTGGTGGATGCCACCTGGGCGGCACGCAAGTACCAGGTCGTGGTTCGCGGCGAGCAGTCGCATACCGGATCGGCGATCATGGCGGACCGACGCGACGCCCTGTTCGGTGCCTCACTCCTCGTCGTGGCGGTGCGCGAACTGGCCGAGCAGAGCATGGACATCCCGTTGCACACCTCGGTGAGCGAGATGACCATCGAGCCCAATTCTCCCGTGGTGGTCGCGCGCGAGGTGCGCATGCACGTCGATCTGCGTTCGCCCGACGAAGCGTTTCTCGACTCGGCGGCCAAGAAGCTGGCCGAGTCGATCCCCGGCATCGAGGAACGTGCGTCGGTCACCATCGAGCAGGTTCAGACACACGGTTGGGGCGTGGCGCCGTTCCCGGCGGCCGGGGTCGAGCTCGCAGCACAAGCGGCCGACGAACTGGGGCTCAGCCACCAGACCATGATGACCATCGCGGGACACGACTCGGTGAACATGAAGGATGTCGCGCCCTCGATCATGCTGTTCGTGCCCAGCATCGAGGGAATCTCCCACAACGAGGGCGAGTTCACGAACGACCAGGACATCAGCGCGGGCACCGATCTGCTGACCGAGGTGGTCCGCCGGCTCATGTCGGGTGCTCTGGACGGCGCACGGTGATCCGCGAGCAGAAACGGATGAGCTGGTACGCCTTGACGACCGTCGGCGCGCCGATGCCGGCCGTGAGCAGCTTGCCGCGCCGGCTCCGTACGCGAGCAGTCGTCACGTCAGCCACCGTTCCAGCCCCGAAGGTGGACAGGATGTGCAGCCGCATCACCGACCCGTTCCGCTCACGGGTGCGGTCGGTCGGCCGCGGTCTGGACCCAGCTCGACCAGTTCGAGCCGAAGCCCGAGCCCACGGAGTCACCCCCACGACGTTTCGCCGCATCATCGAGGCCCTGAACCTCAGCGGCTCGCAGCGGGGCCTTCTGGCTCGGTGTGGATTGCCACATCTGCACCGGCGGCCAGAAGGGCCCTCGTGCCGCACCGCTGACCGAAATCCGGGGCGCCACCCCCTGTGTGGCGCCCTGGCCGGGTGGCGCTACGGCAACCGCTTCTCGTAGTTCTTGTCCTTGTCGGAGTCGTAGACCAGCTTGCTGTCGGCGTCATAACCCTTGATGCGCGGGGCCGCGGTGACCTGCTGGTTCAGGACACCAGAGACGACGAACCAGCCGTGGTCCAGGGCGGCCTGGCTGGTGGCGCCGCCGTAGGAGACGGTCACCCGGGCCACTGACGGCTCGACGGTGCCGATGACACCCCACCTGAACGGTAGCTTCCAGTTGCCGCGGTCGAGGACCGACTGCTGGTAGAGCTTGCCGCCGTTGATGTCGGCCATCACGGGGCCGGCGCCCGGCACATCGTCGGAGCCTACGCTGGCGTTGAGGCCGTTCGCCTCGCCGTCCTTCACGTTGCAGATCAGTCGGGTCTGCTTCGGTTGCTCCTTCACCGCGACGACGTACATGCCATCGCCGATCACGTTGGAGTCGCCGGTGCTTTTCATCGCCAGGATGATCCGGTACTCCTCGGCCGCGCCCAAGTCCGTGCTGAAGTCGGCCGGGCCACGTGTGTGCGACTGGTCATATGCGAGGCACTTCTTCAGCCCGTCGACGGCCTGCCCGAAGGTGATCCCGTCGAGGAGCTGGTCCTCCGTGGCCGGCCGCGCGGGCCTCGCCGGCGAGGCGGACGGCGTCGGTGTCGGCGTCGCTGACGTCCGCGGTGTGGCGCTGACCGGCGGTGTCGATGCCACCGTGTTCCCACCCGCATCCCCGTCGGCCAGCGCGTACGCCCCCACGGGCATCGCCGCCAGCGTCACCAGGGCCGCCCCGG
This region includes:
- a CDS encoding thiamine pyrophosphate-dependent enzyme; amino-acid sequence: MANVAPEPTDSPERSLSAGHLIVAQLEREGVRRVYGVPGESFLDVLDGLHDSSISTVVTRHEGGAGFMALAEGRLTGLPGVAMVTRGPGAANAFIAVHTAYQDATPMLLFVGLVPVPDRGREAFQEFDLSGWFGSTAKKVVMLDDPTAAARVVAESVHAARSGRPGPVVIGLPEDVLTLPAGPALGVRPLAVPRPGAAEAELKELVRRFEGARRPLVVVGGEGWTAESGQELMRWATRHSIPVLADFRAYDAVPHDLEGLAAYAGSLGYGRGDHAARLLDEADLTVFLGAPRGDVLSDGYARGLDSETVLVLPGDAQGHCGRIDQFVSAHAPDFVLDLVTTPAAPDADAAWFGAAVDTQARFATPPSEPTEEDTHDTYVDLTAVMGVLREELTHDAVITYGAGNHALWPARYLPHRAPASLVAPRNGAMGMGIPAAVAASLAFPGREVVSVAGDGCFLMNGQELATAVGHGAAFVALVVDNGCYATIREHQEGAYPGRPSGTQLTNPDFAAWARSYGAYGETVTSHRDFREAFRRARASGLPAVLHLIQDPAVRAPATAA
- a CDS encoding M20 family metallo-hydrolase, with the protein product MSNPATSSTAPTAHDVTLLEDFATLSAFGATPGGGVDRQAATPADAEQRAWLHRWLTARGAEVRYDGVGNQFGLFTVTPGAPYVLTGSHLDSQPLGGRYDGAYGVLASAHAAHRAVERYGVSDAAPKYNVAVVNWFNEEGSRFKPSMMGSSVFTGKLPVRTALTTTDPAGITVEAALREIGTIGDYAGPDVAAYAEIHIEQGRDLENKGITIGLVDATWAARKYQVVVRGEQSHTGSAIMADRRDALFGASLLVVAVRELAEQSMDIPLHTSVSEMTIEPNSPVVVAREVRMHVDLRSPDEAFLDSAAKKLAESIPGIEERASVTIEQVQTHGWGVAPFPAAGVELAAQAADELGLSHQTMMTIAGHDSVNMKDVAPSIMLFVPSIEGISHNEGEFTNDQDISAGTDLLTEVVRRLMSGALDGAR